Genomic DNA from Lactuca sativa cultivar Salinas chromosome 8, Lsat_Salinas_v11, whole genome shotgun sequence:
TTGGTATGGGTGGGATTGGTAAGACTACCCTTGCTAACAAAGTGTTCACCGATCGTTTTCTTGTGTATCATTTTTATGTCCGTGGATGGGTCACTGTTTCACAAACATATAACAGGCGGGATCTGTTGATTCAAGTTCTGTCATCCATAGATAAAGAATTAGAGCTTGAAGAAGCAACGGACTCTCAACTTCGTAAAATGTTGCACAGGAGCCTATACTGTAATAGATACTTAATTGTCATTGATGATATCTGGAGTACAGAGGCATGGGATGAGTTGATGTTGTTTTTCCCTGACCATAACACTAGAAGTCGAATTCTGCTTACTAGTCGACTCACTGAAGTTGCTGCACATGCAAAATCACATGGACTCATTCATCATTTACAACATTTGACAGAAGAAGAAAGTTGGAAGTTGCTGTGTCAGAAGGTGTTCCAAGGAAACGAGTGCCCGGAATGGTTGATTGAACCTGGAATGCAAATTGCAAAAAACTGTCATGGATTGCCGCTTTCTGTGGTTGTGATGGCAGGAGTTCTAGCAAAAGAACCAAGGAGTAGAGATTCATGGGTAGAAATTTCTTGCAGTGTCAATTCGTACATTGCTAGTGACGAGAAAGGATGCCTGGAAACAATAGCATTAAGTTACGACCATCTACCTCTCCACTTGAGAGAGTGCTTTCTCTATCTGGGAGGGTTTCCAGAAGACTACCGGATCTCTTCACTATGGTTGCTTTGGATATGGATGGCTGAGGGATTTATACAAGAAGATGGAAGTCGAAGTTTGGAGGAAATTGCGAACAGTTACCTGATGGATCTAGTTGACAGAAATCTTATCATGGTAGAAAAATGGTATATTTCAGGTGATGTCGAAGTTTGTAAAGTCCATGATCTTGTGAGGCAGCTATGtgtggaaaaagaaaaagaagaaaaattcTTCCTGAAAACAGACTGGCCACCATCTAATCGTCTTTTTGAGGTAATTACCACACATAAGCAACGTCGTGTGATCACAAATCAAAAAATCGACATTGTGAGTTTGTCCCGTTCGTCCACCCCAAGTATTCGATCGCTTTTGTGCTATCATACAAGATCATCCTTCATTTACCATATTGCAGAGTTTTTCCGTTCCTTTGCACTCCTTAGGGTGTTAAGTCTAGAAAAATGTGAATTGATTAATTTTCCCCTCAGTTTAGCATTACTTGTTCACTTAAGGTTCCTAGAAATTTGGCTgtcatcattcccaccatcaATATGCAATTTATGGAATCTTCGAACCCTCATTATTAGAACAAGTTCTAGTTCTATAATTTTACCTAGTAACATATCAGATTTGGTGAATCTGAGGCATTTAGGGAGTAACGCGGATCTTTATCTTCCTTCTATTGAAAAACCGATGAAATTGGAAGTTATTTCGAATGTGGAGTTGGGAGATGGAGTAGATaattttcacaaatgttttcCCAGGATCAAGGAACTTGCATCTACTCTTTACTCTGATGAGGAAAATGACTTTGAAGTACTCCATTACCTTCAAATATTGATGTTAATCGGGTCGGGCTACAGCAGAAGGAGATCAGTTGAGCAAGAATTTGTCAGAGGTGAACCAAACTTGGGAAAGAATAACATTAGATTCCCTGCAACACTGAAAGTACTTACACTTGAAAGGTGTGGTCTACCGTGGAGCGACATGTCGATCATTCAGTCATTACCAAATCTTGAGTTTCTTATAATAAAAGACAATGGCTTTGAGGGAACCCTGTGGGAAACAGGTGAGGAGCAGTTTCAGCGACTAAAGTTCTTGAGACTCGAAGAGTTAAATATCAAACAATGGGAAGCCTCAAGTATCAACTTTCCATGTCTCGAAGAATTAGAGGTGGTGAATTgtgttgatcttgaagagataTCCCTTGAATTAGGGGACATCTCAACGCTTAGTTATATTGACGTTTTAAATTGTGGTGCTTCTCTTCTTGAATCCCTGCGACAATTTCGACAGGAGCAAGATGACATGGGAAACTATGAACTGAAGATCATAGTTAATGGAAGGAAAATGTCCTCTTGTGTGCCCGAGAATGATGATTAATACATTTTACTTCACACCATGAATGTTTAGTACATAATTAGTTGGTCTGTTTGCTACCTAGTACAATGTCTGTTGGTATTCTTTACCCAAATTTTGGTATTGTtcaatttattttttttctcaCCTGGTTGAATCTTTGTTTTAGTCAAGTCTTCTTAGATGAGTTAGGACCGAAAGAATATGGCAATCTGGCATTAATTGTCTTGTATGGGAAAATATTTACCATGATCAAGCATCCCTTTGGAATACCTGTTTCAGTTAGCTGTGAGTTTTTTAATTGTTGAATGCATTTGTCCTTCTATCATATAGATGACTTTTATTCCTGTGTAAATAAACCTGGTATCAAAGCAAAGATAgtgttctttttttttctttttttttttctaaatcacTGAATGCATTTGTTGAAATGCAGAAATCTAAACAAGATGTCACATAAATTAGGGAACATTCATTTGCATTAGGGGATATCAACACTATTTAAATTACTGAAATTCATGATTCAAAACTTAAGGAAAACAATTTTTGCACCAAAGGTCAGATTTGTGCAATGGCAAATACCCTCTTTTTTACCAGGCAGGGGGTTATTTGGATCAGTTTAATAGGGTTTCGGTTTACTAAGTTCAGTCTAATATTTTCAAAGTCAATACATCTAAACTTTTTCTTCTTTAACTTTTGTATGTTTCATGTTTCCTATAAAAAGGGAATCATGGTTTTGAGAAAGCAAGTCTCCTTTAACCTGTCGACATTATTTCTATGGAGAGAAATTCAGCTACAAGGGGAAACGTGGGACACCTAGGAAAAAAAAAAAGGCCATATGCAGATAATGAAGAACCATGAGACTAAATTACATGGGATGCTCTCCATTTGCTTTTCCACATTAATCCCATGGAACGAATCTCCAATTATAGTTCCATCAGAATCTGCCAAACCAAACCCTAAGCATATAGTAACCATTCAAAAGTAACTTCATTTTCAACCCTCTTAAAATCAACATCTTTCCACAATCTACATAAGATAAAACCATATTATACATTACCCAAATAGTCCCCAAAGTCTCAACTATTTGGTGTTAAAAAATTCCATATATCAACTTACACAACACAAGACACAATAAAAGTGAGCAAATTCATCAAAAACTATATAAAGGCCACAGTGATCAACACTTGAGCATTCAGcattgaaaagtcaaactttCTTCCCATGTTCCCTTCAATTCATACTAAAAATCTTGTGCACAAAGTTACAGAATGGAGCATGATTTTTGACCCCTtggcttctttttcttcttttgctTTTGTGGCTGAAGAACCACTTTAATGGCTGCATCAAAAACCACTTTCACGTATTGCAATAACCAGATGCATGCAAAAAGGCAAAATTGCATCCAAATAGTttagataaaaatatttattcCTAACGTATATATGGTGATTTAAACCACTTCCGTTAAGTCCTACAAATTAATGAGCACGGTGGGAAAATTTTGGAAAGATCTGGATGTAAAAATGGAATAAATACAATCTGAATGTATAAACCCACCACATCTCCAATTTATTGATTAAGAGTTGTTTTATCTATTAAGTAGAAATGAAACAGCTACATATATCTGAATATATAACGTTTTATATACATTAAGTCCATTAAGACAAAAAGAAACACCACCTCATTAGTCGTATAATAACACAAGCTCAAGACCCTAACTTTATTCCAATAAATGATTACAAGAGGTTAAGATTTATTACCTTGTGCTTCAAGAACTGGATAGTCCTCTTCAGAAATTGCAGCCCCAATATCCCTTTTTAAGTCTAGCTAGAATAAGAACTTACCTGAAAAGAAAATATGGTTAGCCAAATATGTGGTATCAGGGCCTTCATTTTCTTACCACCTAAATGTCCAATTTACCCCCTTAGCAATTATTCTTGATATCTATATTGCTACTATTTTTCTTGTCTACTTATTTAAATTATGGTCTAATTACCATAGCATAAAAATTGAAATGCACTATAATTGTTAAATATGTTTAAcattataatatataaattaattattttatagAATGTATTTTGAACTACATTGTACTCTATGCAACGATTATGTAACCTTGcaatacattaaaaaaaatttacaagTCTTTTTACCTAAAAAAAATTATGCAAGGTTATTAAGgcatttttctttgaaaaatctatcCAACTATAGCACTGTACTTCTAATGTTATCTTATTAAGGCATTGCATTTTCAAAAATACTACTCAATTATGGCATTatactttgattttttttcttattaaggacTACTTTGAAAATTCAACCCAGTTCTAGCATTGTACTTTGATCTTTTTGCTAATAAGGCGTTTTACTTTAAAAGTTATACCCAATTATAGCCTTGTGCTTTTGATGTTTTCTTATCAAGCCATTGGTTTAAAAAAATCTACTcaatatagcattctactttcaatgTTTTCTTACTAAGGCATCATAATGGTATACTCTACATCTAGAACAACAGAACTAGGGCACAAACTAAGGCTCTCCGAAAGGAAATGAGTTTCCCAAACAATCAAAAGCTAATTTTTAACCAACCTCACCCCTATTTATACTGTTGCAACAGATAAAGGACAGAAAATGACAGAAATACCCTTAGGCCTGTTAACACTTATTCTATATTCAGTAAATACTCTTAAACAAGTCATCACTAAATCTTTGACCTTCTTGTGTAAGGAAACTTCCAACCTCAGGGGAGGTTTACCACCCAGTTTGAAGATCAATTGGTTATAGTATTGCACTTGGAAAATTTCTTTTtaaggcattgtactttgaaaatctaATACAACTATAGCATTTTTATTTCCAATTTTTCTTATTTAAGCTAGTATATAAATAAATGCAAATTTTTATTTCTAGAATTTAACCTAGTATATAGACCAACCATCTATTTTTGATAAGAACAACTCACCTTGAACCAATTAAGGGCTTCCCTTCAGATATTTATTGCCAAAATCCAAAAGTTGCCATCCATGACTTAGCGCGTTACTCCAACTCCCCACCTGATAACGTTTTTTTTCCTTCCAATTTCCAAATGTTCTATAAACGAATTAAAATAAAAAGATTGTTATTTAACACAGTTGAGGCTTTAGTGCAACAgataaaatgaatatatatatatatatatatatatatatatatatatatatatatatatatacacacacaacaaTGTACTTACATTCGGAAATCCATGTGTGGGGAAAAATCTGTACAGAAGGTGATCTAAAGATTTATAATCAAAAGGTTATACATGGTGTTGTAGAATGCAAACTCTCTAAAAAATGCCTGCAAGTGTGACTCAAAATAGGACGTTTTAATTGAAAGGtttatttattaaaagatttAGTTTCTAAAGTTTACTCAGGTATAACAGAGAGCACAGAAAACATCACAAAGAACATTAATAAATCGAAGGTTTACTCAGGCATAACAGACCAAACCTGATTCACAAATGGTCTGTGCAAAATCTAGAAATGATCATGTAATGAATATATGATGTCTATTTGTTAAACAGATTATTAGATGTTAAATTCATATCCAAATTTACATGCAACGAACAATAATGAGGATCTATATTTGTGGTCCCATCAAGAAAGCATAACTTAATAACTTACTTTGCAAACAACACAGTAAAACATCTACAgggtaataaaaataaaaactgttAGCCTTATGGGTATTAAGTATAGGACAGCATCAAAATAATTAGTCAACTAACTGTAGTTAATAGCCTTTTCCATGTGGTTAATTATTGTATTATTAGCAAAGGTACACGTGACAACTTGTTGTATTTGGACATAGATCATATTATTAAGTGAAATATAACCAAATACCATAGACATGCTAAAGATAAATTTTTAGGAATTAGAATTTACTATCAGAAAAGAGGGGCATGGTATCTTACTTGTACTCTGCACAAATTGCACAATTTCACGAGTGTTTTTTATTGGTTAGACTTCCTTTGATGTGTCATGTGTCAGAGTAGTAGGTTTTACCATACAAGGAGGAATTGCCAGACCAATCATCATGTCCCTTGAGACTCCCTTGAACTGCATGATGACAAGATATCAAACACATCATGAGTAAAAACAGGTTCTACAAAACCAAATACAACTTATTTAAATTGTATGAAGAAACTCTTTATGATGTGTTTGTTAGTAGGCAGACCAAAACAAGAAATGGAAATATACACATAAGGAACAGAAATTCACACATAAGAACTTAAGCTTGAAGCTACAGAGAAATGATTAATCTAGCATATTAGCCCTAACATTAGGTATAGTTTCTCATAAAGCAATAATGAGCCTTTGAGACTATATTATACACAAACTAGCTGTTAATAAACTTCAATTCCACTCCTTCTGTCCAATTCCATGAGTTCTATCATGTGCTTGCAGATCAACCTAATCATAGGAAAGCAGAAACGAAAATTATAGTATTTCAAATAAGCAAAAACGATTTTACACAAACTAACTGTTGATAATTAGAGGAATTGAATCGATTTAAAAGAAGCCAAAAACGAATATTGAACAGCTCATTTTCATTCTGTTCCCTTATAACATCGAACAGAGTGAGTTATTTCATTGAACGAGTAACAAATTGAACTACGAAAGCATTGAATTGGGCTCACAGTTCTGGAAAAAAGGTGTTGCTGGCGGCCGGATGAACTGCGGTAATTCTAGGGCTCGGTGTAAGTTTGACCGTAACTTCAGTTTAGAGATTTAGTTGGTTTGCTTGGTAACTTCTGTTTTGGGCCTATGATTGAGCTAATATTATATACGATGTTTCTAGCTTGTTATGGGCTCACAGCTGCGGATCCATATATACTCAATTCAGACTTCAGACCAGTTTCATCAATTATACCACTTCATtaaaatcaaccaaaaatcatAGTCAACTCTTTACATTGACAGCCCCGCGACaatgattaaaatcaactaaaacTCACGTCAACTTCGTTAATAGAATACTACTGATCTGCAGGAAGGGAAGAAAGAAGATGGCATACGCAGATGTGCAGATGTTCGTGAAAAAGTTGAAGCAGCTGATATACTCCAACGATATTCCAATCATCAAAATACCCTCAATTGTACGTGAAGGGCCTCAATTCCAAATGCTTTATGAAGAGCTTGGCTCCATGATCCAAAACCTTTTCATCCACCAAAACCATGACCtggaaaactttgaaaaagtCACAAGTCTGAGGAAAAGATTCAAAGCTGTAGCAGAAGAGGCAGAAGATATCGTCGATCTCTTTCTATCCACTGTCCACTTTGGAAACTATGGCTATTTCCCTACATCTGTCTTTCACCCGTCCTTGAACCTTGAAGTTGTTATGAGATCAATCGATTCTATCAAGATGGAATTCATGACTATGAGGATGGATAACATGAAGATGGACGCTTCTCAGAGACGTGGCACACTGCAAATGCAATCTGCTGGAACTTCCGGCGTCAGAAATTCATTGGGATCGAAGAAATTATTGGAAAAAGTCGTTGTGGGGTTTGATCGTGATGCAGAGATAATACGTGACAAACTTGCTGAAGATGGAAAGCATCTGGATGTGGTCTCTATTGTTGGTATGGGTGGAATAGGTAAGTCAACCCTTGCTAACAAAGTCTTCACTGATCCTTTTGTTGTTTATCATTTTTATGTCCGTGGATGGGTCACTATTTCGCAGACATATGACAAACGGGATCTATTGATTCAAGTTCTGTCATCCATAGATGATCAATTAGAGCTTAAGAAAGCAACGGACTCTCAACTTCATGAGATGTTGCACAGGAGCCTATACTGTAAGAGATACTTAATTGTCATTGATGATATCTGGAGTACACAGGCATGGGATAAGTTGAAGTTGTTTTTCCCAGATCATAACAATGGAAGTCGAATTCTACTTACTAGTCGACTCACTGAAGTTGCTGCACATGCAAAATCACATGGTCTCATTCATCATTTACAACATTTGACAGAAGAAGAAAGTTGGAAGTTGCTGTGTGAGAAGGTGTTCCAAGGAGATGAGTGTCCCGAATGGTTGATTGAACATGGAAAGCAAATTGCAAAAAACTGTCATGGATTACCACTTTCTGTGGTTGTGATGGCAGGAGTTCTAGCAAAAGAACCAAGGACTGAAAATATGTGGCTAAAAATTTCTTGCAGTTTTCACTCGTACATTGCTAGTGACGAGAAAGGATGTCTGGAAACAATAGCATTAAGTTATCACCATCTGCCTCTTCACCTGAGAGAGTGCTTTCTCTCTCTGGGAGGATTTTCAGAAGACTTCCAGATCTATTCAGCAAGGTTGATTAGGTTATGGATGGCTGAGGGATTTATACAGGAAGATAGAAGCCAAAGCTTGGAGCAAATTGCAAAGGGTTACCTGATGGATCTAGTTGACAGAAATCTTTTAATTGTAGAAAGATGGACTCTCTTGGGTGATGTCGGTCTTTGTAAAGTCCATGATCTTGTGAGGCAGGTATGtgtggaaaaaggaaaagaagaaaGATTCTTCCTGAAAATAGACTCGCCACCTTCTAATCGTCTTTGTGAGGCAATTACAACACATAAGCAACTTCGTGTGGTCACAAATCAAGAAATCGACATTATGAGGTTGTCTCCTTCACCGAGCCCAAGTATTCGATCGCTTGTGTGCTTTCATAGGAAAACAACCTTAACTGACAATATGTCAAAGTTTTTCTCCTGCTTTGCACTTCTTAGGGTGTTAAATCTATACAGATGTGAATTGATTGATTTTTCCCACGGTTTAGCATTGCTTGTTCACTTAAGGTTCCTACAAATTTGGCTgtcatcattcccaccatcaATATGCAATTTATGGAACCTTCAAACTCTCATTGTTACGACAAGTTCTAGTTCTATGGTTTTACCTAATAacatatcaaatttggtgaaCCTGAGGCATTTATGGTGTACCACAGATCTTTATCTTCCTTCTATTGAAAAACCGATGAAACTGGAATGTATTACGGATGTGGTGTTGGGAGATGGAGTAGATAATTTTCAGAAATGTTTTCCCAGGATCAAGGAACTTACATCTACTCTTTACTTTGACGAGGAAAATGACTTTGAAGTACTCCATCACCTTCAAATCTTGTCGTTAATTGGGTCAGGCTACAGCAGAAGGAGATCAGTTGAGCGAGAGTTTCTCAGAGGTGAACCAAACTTGGGAAAGAATCACATTATAATTAGGTTCCCTGCAACACTGAAACAACTTCAACTTCAAAGTTGTTGTCTACCCTGGAGCGACATGTCGATCATTCAATCGTTACCTAATCTTGAGTCTCTTGCAATAAAAGACAATGGCTTTAAGGGAACCCTGTGGGAAACTGGTGAGGAGAAGTTTCAACAACTAAAAGTCTTAGGTCTTGAAGAGTTAAATGTCAAACAATGGGAAGCCTCAAGTATCAACTTTCCATGTCTCCAAAAATTATGGGTGGTGAATTGCGTTTATCTTGAAGAGATACCCCTTGAATTAGGGGACATCTCAACGCTTAAGTCTATTTATGTTTCGAATTGTGGCACTTCTCTTTTCACATCCCTTCAAAAAATACGACAGGAGCAAGATGATGTGGGAAACTATGAACTAAACATCAAGGTGG
This window encodes:
- the LOC111915289 gene encoding putative late blight resistance protein homolog R1A-10 codes for the protein MAYTDIQMFMEKLKQLMYCNDIPVINNPSILCERPQFQLLYEELGSVIKILFNHEDQDLHNFEEVRKLKKRFKAAAEEAEGIVDMFLSAVHCRNNGYSPRSDVFQTSLHLEVVMRSIESIKIEFMTLSINKMKMDSSLKTDRLQTQSSGTSHTRNSRGSKNLLEKVVVGFDRDVEIIRDKLVEDGKHLDVVSIVGMGGIGKTTLANKVFTDRFLVYHFYVRGWVTVSQTYNRRDLLIQVLSSIDKELELEEATDSQLRKMLHRSLYCNRYLIVIDDIWSTEAWDELMLFFPDHNTRSRILLTSRLTEVAAHAKSHGLIHHLQHLTEEESWKLLCQKVFQGNECPEWLIEPGMQIAKNCHGLPLSVVVMAGVLAKEPRSRDSWVEISCSVNSYIASDEKGCLETIALSYDHLPLHLRECFLYLGGFPEDYRISSLWLLWIWMAEGFIQEDGSRSLEEIANSYLMDLVDRNLIMVEKWYISGDVEVCKVHDLVRQLCVEKEKEEKFFLKTDWPPSNRLFEVITTHKQRRVITNQKIDIVSLSRSSTPSIRSLLCYHTRSSFIYHIAEFFRSFALLRVLSLEKCELINFPLSLALLVHLRFLEIWLSSFPPSICNLWNLRTLIIRTSSSSIILPSNISDLVNLRHLGSNADLYLPSIEKPMKLEVISNVELGDGVDNFHKCFPRIKELASTLYSDEENDFEVLHYLQILMLIGSGYSRRRSVEQEFVRGEPNLGKNNIRFPATLKVLTLERCGLPWSDMSIIQSLPNLEFLIIKDNGFEGTLWETGEEQFQRLKFLRLEELNIKQWEASSINFPCLEELEVVNCVDLEEISLELGDISTLSYIDVLNCGASLLESLRQFRQEQDDMGNYELKIIVNGRKMSSCVPENDD
- the LOC111915287 gene encoding putative late blight resistance protein homolog R1A-10, with product MAYADVQMFVKKLKQLIYSNDIPIIKIPSIVREGPQFQMLYEELGSMIQNLFIHQNHDLENFEKVTSLRKRFKAVAEEAEDIVDLFLSTVHFGNYGYFPTSVFHPSLNLEVVMRSIDSIKMEFMTMRMDNMKMDASQRRGTLQMQSAGTSGVRNSLGSKKLLEKVVVGFDRDAEIIRDKLAEDGKHLDVVSIVGMGGIGKSTLANKVFTDPFVVYHFYVRGWVTISQTYDKRDLLIQVLSSIDDQLELKKATDSQLHEMLHRSLYCKRYLIVIDDIWSTQAWDKLKLFFPDHNNGSRILLTSRLTEVAAHAKSHGLIHHLQHLTEEESWKLLCEKVFQGDECPEWLIEHGKQIAKNCHGLPLSVVVMAGVLAKEPRTENMWLKISCSFHSYIASDEKGCLETIALSYHHLPLHLRECFLSLGGFSEDFQIYSARLIRLWMAEGFIQEDRSQSLEQIAKGYLMDLVDRNLLIVERWTLLGDVGLCKVHDLVRQVCVEKGKEERFFLKIDSPPSNRLCEAITTHKQLRVVTNQEIDIMRLSPSPSPSIRSLVCFHRKTTLTDNMSKFFSCFALLRVLNLYRCELIDFSHGLALLVHLRFLQIWLSSFPPSICNLWNLQTLIVTTSSSSMVLPNNISNLVNLRHLWCTTDLYLPSIEKPMKLECITDVVLGDGVDNFQKCFPRIKELTSTLYFDEENDFEVLHHLQILSLIGSGYSRRRSVEREFLRGEPNLGKNHIIIRFPATLKQLQLQSCCLPWSDMSIIQSLPNLESLAIKDNGFKGTLWETGEEKFQQLKVLGLEELNVKQWEASSINFPCLQKLWVVNCVYLEEIPLELGDISTLKSIYVSNCGTSLFTSLQKIRQEQDDVGNYELNIKVDGMYVPQHDD